A section of the Rhodothermus profundi genome encodes:
- a CDS encoding VWD domain-containing protein, translating into MRAERRTFLVQSFLWIALWSTCSLALAQRSALLQQAAAQLQVAIDTASIVLYLDPRLTTLFAPIDPLPDNFAHPATLGLLYVTQYDQQGTPQGLNPELPPGWYRLRVFSDNTTLTVELDDNKGHSLSVPATLDTTRPPSPDDAALRVGLVASRDALELMIRLGNDRLLRFHIPRAATAPSTTQADTIEALSRRALLQTVAQLRRLSPQIDTTRTLIVSTDNVVLAGALEPGLDLLTDEALRQGVSFAVLIAARKYPGRRLGEAVRFELQRFDSTRYVLRRLDALGKTIATDTLERRIAQRPLTTALYFNAEVGAPPEICLGLSVSQEALCFLWPLTAEIPTQVAAVPGDGSVVLTWAAARGAVSYNVYLAAEAGVNKDNWQNKLEGRKLEAVNSPLVITGLQNDRTYYFVVTAVGVRGESRESNEVTAVPQASPYQAEGPRSGGDLPRQPIKLGPPLQGQTLVEHDGAVAIIIAPQELTMEPGEVRTLDVWVEDTRGNRFAGSSDYLELVTVGSGWSVQWAGTGKLHIEAPAAHAVEDSLLVLEVRSRLLPDSTYYAGQALIRLVQVRSDVVVVPEEKVVWPVNYPLHAEAIARRRSLFTDLEWNQAERPLLDPPGLMIGVALQEDTLGQYQAGQKIVSKGEGFSLGGQIEHVIARRNGYVLLGVRLLPLEALYVSYPFPDLIQLARKGISPVNPNAMRTIWPDELKEQLFKTGEPQKAPCNYKVKLSGKLSGKLERPGIGSGTIGLGYTFEVTCEWKATGGSIEAEFSLDISGALHVSQWDIVKDSQDFYRALVTLDYNTLSQLLEKVQFNSGIAANAKGSVSIAYQLDLPTKGPTYLIPIGLGIYSHQLFTYTVGLAIRITIIDGILDGIKEEILGSSPSQSSKTLEILSAELKAALNTSANIGKLIRLQSDAVQADISGSFSMKVLDLISYQAETDVLNYYKANFKLSPFTIGPILGFVQTRRSTIAPLFAEETKVLFLLGLGLRPYLTISPQGVTDYGTIVNTIGGKQDLTKSRIAVNTGTSAELVFQGELVDFVSKILEQMPSSDLISKLQNIIKNGKIDLKDFKFWQTNIGDIALEQPAYVDRTRHLVSGTLKGYYRWAEAILLYQLQSNQLYKLGEAAPRGKTFQVSYDPAQLDCSTPDGGKAHLVSSVDIPVLSLRLPLGFSYLGEVDLCNPEFSIQPSHLEFIGQKGDRLQQTVRAIAKDAGTVTVSVSNTQGPFTLTPTQATITPPDSAATFTVQTACTDERLGQRLTGSATFTFTTDAKQVQRTLSLSLSCQDADNPNDNPPIAGDRPPARGGSWGDPHITTFDRLGYDFHAIGDYLAVRSTLPGDLFEIQVRHKPWANSNRVSVNAALAANVDGHRVEVYPDSATNLLAIWINGQRMQGAHFTQPLSGGGSVVAQGTQVIISWKDGSALTVRRRGSILDYRVLVSGFRRGHLIGLLGDADGNPSNDLRLQDGTVLNNPLERDLYLTTFREDWRIPFGSDESLFSQGPDLYDPLFPDPNNLFTVEDLPEELRSWAELVCLSQGIVTETF; encoded by the coding sequence ATGCGTGCAGAACGCAGAACTTTTCTGGTGCAGTCGTTCCTCTGGATAGCTCTGTGGAGCACCTGCTCGCTAGCACTTGCTCAACGCAGTGCGCTGTTGCAGCAAGCGGCCGCCCAACTTCAGGTTGCCATCGATACCGCTTCCATAGTCCTCTATCTTGACCCCAGACTGACCACTCTCTTTGCCCCCATCGATCCCCTCCCTGACAACTTCGCTCATCCAGCAACCCTTGGCTTACTTTATGTGACCCAATACGACCAACAGGGCACTCCCCAGGGGCTCAATCCTGAATTACCCCCCGGATGGTATCGACTCCGAGTTTTTTCGGATAACACAACGTTAACCGTTGAACTTGACGACAATAAGGGCCATAGCCTGAGCGTACCAGCCACGCTGGACACTACGCGCCCGCCTAGTCCCGATGATGCTGCCCTTCGGGTCGGTCTTGTTGCCTCCAGGGACGCCCTTGAGCTAATGATCCGTCTGGGAAATGATCGTCTATTACGCTTTCACATTCCACGTGCTGCTACAGCACCTTCTACTACGCAGGCTGATACCATCGAAGCGCTCTCTCGCCGGGCTTTATTGCAAACCGTTGCTCAATTACGCCGACTGAGCCCTCAGATTGACACCACGCGTACGCTGATTGTCTCGACCGATAACGTTGTGCTGGCTGGAGCGCTTGAACCTGGCCTTGATCTCCTCACAGACGAAGCGCTTCGGCAGGGAGTCTCTTTTGCCGTTCTTATCGCCGCTCGCAAGTATCCCGGACGCCGGTTAGGGGAGGCGGTCCGCTTCGAGCTACAACGCTTCGACAGCACACGCTATGTGCTCCGACGCCTGGACGCCCTAGGCAAAACAATTGCTACCGACACGCTTGAACGCAGGATCGCTCAACGTCCCCTGACCACTGCTCTGTACTTTAATGCGGAAGTAGGCGCTCCTCCTGAGATCTGCCTGGGACTTTCTGTCTCCCAGGAGGCCCTCTGTTTTCTCTGGCCGCTGACTGCCGAGATTCCCACCCAAGTGGCTGCTGTACCCGGCGACGGTTCGGTCGTGTTGACCTGGGCTGCTGCTCGTGGAGCCGTCTCCTACAATGTCTATCTGGCAGCCGAAGCCGGCGTCAACAAAGACAATTGGCAGAATAAGCTCGAAGGCCGCAAGTTAGAGGCAGTCAATTCGCCCCTGGTCATCACAGGTCTGCAAAACGACCGGACCTACTACTTTGTCGTAACCGCCGTAGGAGTGCGCGGCGAGTCGCGCGAGTCCAACGAAGTAACGGCGGTACCACAGGCCTCGCCCTATCAGGCCGAAGGCCCGCGCAGCGGGGGCGACCTGCCCCGTCAACCGATCAAGCTGGGCCCTCCGCTGCAGGGCCAGACGCTGGTTGAGCATGACGGAGCTGTAGCGATTATCATCGCCCCGCAGGAACTGACGATGGAACCGGGCGAGGTGCGCACGCTGGACGTATGGGTTGAAGATACCAGAGGAAATCGCTTTGCCGGCAGCTCCGATTATCTGGAGCTGGTCACTGTCGGATCGGGCTGGTCGGTGCAGTGGGCAGGGACCGGTAAACTACATATAGAGGCCCCAGCTGCTCATGCCGTCGAAGACAGTCTCCTGGTCCTTGAAGTGCGGTCGCGGTTGCTTCCAGACAGCACCTACTATGCAGGGCAGGCCCTGATACGCCTGGTGCAGGTCCGTTCAGATGTGGTGGTCGTACCGGAAGAAAAGGTGGTCTGGCCAGTAAATTATCCGCTACACGCGGAAGCAATCGCCCGGCGACGCAGTCTCTTCACAGATCTTGAATGGAACCAGGCAGAACGTCCCCTGCTCGATCCACCTGGCCTCATGATCGGTGTAGCCCTCCAGGAAGACACTCTGGGCCAGTATCAGGCGGGGCAGAAAATTGTCAGCAAAGGCGAAGGCTTTAGCCTCGGCGGACAGATTGAACACGTCATTGCCCGGCGAAATGGCTATGTCCTGCTAGGCGTTCGCCTGCTCCCCCTGGAAGCCCTCTACGTAAGCTATCCCTTCCCCGATCTGATACAACTCGCCCGCAAGGGTATCTCCCCTGTGAATCCCAATGCAATGCGCACAATCTGGCCTGACGAGCTAAAAGAGCAACTGTTCAAAACCGGTGAACCTCAAAAAGCCCCGTGCAACTACAAAGTTAAGCTGAGCGGCAAGCTAAGCGGTAAACTGGAACGCCCGGGCATCGGAAGCGGCACAATAGGCCTGGGATATACCTTTGAGGTAACGTGTGAATGGAAAGCAACAGGAGGAAGTATCGAAGCTGAATTCTCTCTCGATATCTCTGGAGCCCTGCATGTCTCTCAATGGGACATCGTAAAAGATTCCCAGGATTTCTATCGTGCGCTTGTTACCCTGGATTACAACACCCTGTCGCAGCTACTCGAAAAAGTTCAATTCAACTCAGGCATTGCGGCTAACGCAAAAGGCAGCGTCTCAATAGCCTACCAGCTTGACCTGCCCACAAAAGGACCTACTTATTTGATTCCCATCGGATTAGGGATCTATTCACATCAACTGTTTACTTATACTGTCGGACTGGCTATCAGAATAACCATCATTGATGGTATTCTTGATGGCATCAAGGAAGAAATTCTTGGAAGCTCCCCCTCTCAATCATCTAAAACCCTTGAAATACTATCGGCCGAGCTAAAAGCCGCGCTGAATACTTCCGCAAATATTGGTAAGCTTATCCGCTTACAGAGCGATGCTGTACAGGCAGACATTTCAGGATCCTTCTCTATGAAGGTGCTCGACCTGATCTCCTATCAAGCTGAAACAGATGTTCTGAACTACTACAAAGCCAACTTCAAACTCTCACCCTTTACCATCGGCCCCATCCTAGGCTTCGTCCAGACCAGACGATCGACCATTGCGCCGCTTTTCGCGGAAGAAACCAAAGTGCTATTCCTTCTGGGCTTAGGATTACGCCCCTATCTGACCATATCGCCCCAAGGCGTTACCGACTACGGCACCATTGTCAACACAATCGGTGGAAAGCAGGACCTCACGAAAAGTCGTATTGCGGTAAATACGGGTACCTCTGCCGAACTGGTATTTCAGGGCGAACTGGTCGACTTTGTCTCAAAAATCCTCGAACAGATGCCTTCGTCAGACCTGATTTCAAAACTTCAGAATATAATCAAAAATGGCAAAATTGATCTAAAAGATTTCAAATTCTGGCAGACAAACATCGGCGACATTGCACTTGAGCAACCGGCCTATGTGGATCGCACCCGGCATCTGGTCTCTGGAACGCTCAAAGGCTACTACCGATGGGCGGAAGCCATCTTGCTCTACCAGCTGCAAAGCAATCAGTTATACAAGCTAGGCGAAGCCGCTCCCCGGGGCAAGACGTTTCAGGTATCTTACGATCCAGCCCAGCTTGACTGTAGCACACCTGACGGCGGCAAAGCCCACCTGGTAAGTTCGGTCGACATTCCCGTGCTCTCCCTGCGCTTACCGCTCGGCTTCTCCTATCTGGGAGAGGTGGATTTGTGTAATCCGGAGTTCAGCATTCAGCCTTCTCATCTTGAATTCATCGGCCAAAAAGGCGACCGCCTGCAACAGACCGTACGGGCCATCGCCAAAGACGCCGGCACCGTAACCGTCTCGGTCTCTAACACGCAGGGACCGTTTACCCTCACCCCCACACAGGCCACCATCACCCCTCCAGATTCTGCCGCCACCTTCACCGTCCAGACCGCGTGCACCGACGAGCGCCTCGGCCAGCGCCTGACCGGCAGCGCTACGTTCACCTTCACCACTGACGCCAAACAGGTCCAACGCACACTCTCGCTGTCGCTCTCCTGCCAGGACGCAGACAATCCCAACGACAATCCACCCATTGCGGGTGATCGTCCGCCGGCCCGCGGTGGCAGTTGGGGCGATCCGCACATCACCACCTTCGACCGCCTGGGCTACGACTTCCATGCCATTGGCGACTACCTGGCCGTGCGCTCAACGCTGCCCGGCGACCTGTTCGAAATCCAGGTCCGCCATAAACCCTGGGCCAACAGCAACCGCGTCTCGGTCAACGCCGCCCTGGCCGCCAACGTCGACGGCCACCGCGTGGAGGTCTACCCCGACTCGGCCACAAACCTCCTGGCCATCTGGATCAACGGCCAGCGCATGCAGGGGGCCCACTTTACGCAGCCGCTCAGCGGAGGAGGTAGCGTCGTGGCCCAGGGCACACAGGTGATTATTTCCTGGAAGGACGGCTCGGCGCTGACCGTCCGTCGCCGCGGCAGCATCCTGGACTACCGGGTGTTGGTCAGTGGTTTTCGGCGGGGCCACCTCATCGGCCTCCTGGGCGACGCCGACGGCAACCCCTCCAACGACCTGCGCCTGCAGGACGGCACAGTCCTGAACAACCCACTCGAACGCGACCTCTACCTGACCACCTTCCGCGAAGACTGGCGCATTCCCTTCGGCTCCGACGAAAGCCTCTTCAGCCAAGGACCAGATCTGTACGATCCACTCTTCCCCGACCCCAACAATCTCTTCACCGTCGAAGACCTGCCCGAAGAACTCCGCAGCTGGGCCGAACTGGTCTGCCTGAGCCAGGGCATCGTCACCGAGACGTTCT
- a CDS encoding LuxR C-terminal-related transcriptional regulator, giving the protein MIRIALVEDEAIVRDTVSFLLEATDDLVLVGSFANVEEARQSLGRLHPDIVLVDIGLPDESGLALIRTVRPQLPRTEFLVLTVFDDDQHIVEAIQAGASGYLVKRDLPEHLITALRTVHQGGSWMSAGVARRALELFRRQLAPAAGLQTLTPREREILHLLAQGLSNAEIADRLHISVETVRTHIRHIYRKLQARNRAEAVSRLLQNPPSG; this is encoded by the coding sequence ATGATTCGCATCGCCCTGGTCGAAGACGAAGCAATTGTCCGTGATACAGTATCCTTTCTCCTGGAAGCTACCGACGACCTGGTGCTGGTTGGCAGCTTTGCCAACGTCGAAGAAGCTCGTCAATCCCTTGGGCGGCTCCATCCCGATATTGTGCTGGTTGATATTGGGTTACCGGACGAGTCCGGTCTTGCCCTGATTCGTACGGTGCGCCCCCAGTTACCGCGCACCGAATTCCTGGTGCTAACGGTGTTTGACGATGATCAGCACATTGTAGAAGCCATTCAGGCCGGTGCATCGGGCTATCTGGTTAAGCGCGATTTACCTGAACATCTCATTACTGCTCTTCGCACTGTGCACCAGGGCGGCTCCTGGATGTCGGCCGGTGTGGCCCGCCGCGCCTTAGAACTGTTCCGGCGTCAGCTTGCCCCGGCTGCTGGATTACAGACGCTCACGCCCCGAGAGCGCGAAATCCTGCACCTGTTGGCTCAGGGCCTGTCGAACGCAGAAATTGCGGATCGCTTGCACATCAGCGTGGAAACCGTCCGCACGCACATTCGCCATATCTATCGCAAGCTCCAGGCGCGCAACCGCGCCGAAGCCGTCAGCCGCCTCCTGCAAAATCCCCCAAGCGGGTGA
- a CDS encoding sensor histidine kinase — MGVWLLVLAGWLLAAGDTLRLREVPLEGLLPQLSVYGLAADSTGFLWMGTLDGVARWDGITVRTWKEYRLPDGTLQPLVFAPALYVDRYQRIWARLGAHLLVKPADADTFRALASYSLKVAPNGEAWIWTACGPRLYRPNTPFPCSDTTAPPASEAWQVASDGTIWWVQTDTLWCRPPDTTALALMSAPGATYLHLDRHHRLWLYYQGRLHVYRTAAFCRIYPLGAYPLPAPIRGMALDHAQRLWVATEEGAWIITPDGKIQQLTVPFPYRTQLTRYVLSLTADAQGRIWIGTLGGVYVWDPWRPDFRLLDRNQGLTSGYVSAILRDRVGRLWVGTIGGGLYQFRWQDEDWHLERTIPLANAFVWALAEDPNGQIWAGTDYGLVCVDCPQLLLPLPSSSRTPGPNTFTALLRDGAGLWAGSYDGTLYYVEAQDRALQPRYQIDAPIRSLLRAGDTLWVGTGQGLFRLHLDARGQIREAHPVPLPTRLAVWGQHYDADGHWLGTNQGLWRHHAGQWDRWDESDGLPSRTVYGLVRTDNHLWLSTNRGLVRAALDSLPHVHFRVYSAAEGVGMTEFNRGAYATDTEGHVYFGGTHGLVWFDPQAIRPYPFAPRPVVLSVLRLRSLRLKELPYYGEPLVLPPSERTLGFVFRGLFLSYPQGVRYRVTLEGKRREVIDLGASPQLLLSGLQPGTYRLYLEVIGPDGQPGRLPQPVRFTLQPYLWETDGFRLAVLVLALALTAGLVFFVLSERYRRLLLARQVLEQERRRLSRDLHDEVGATLTSIYFLLTTSLRQLPTPEALTQRLRQAAELARTALDQLRLLLWSTDPANDQLPILLGYLRETVRQMAEAGGLQARFDLPESIPERAIDAERRLHVVRIVKEGLRNVLQHAQATTVTLQVQLKDNFLHLRLCDDGKGFDPQTVQRRGLRFMEERAARLQGQLQIHSVAGRGTCLELRLPLSPDRGIDEALQTT; from the coding sequence ATGGGGGTCTGGTTATTAGTGCTGGCAGGCTGGCTGCTGGCAGCAGGCGATACGCTCCGCCTTCGCGAGGTGCCATTAGAAGGCCTGTTGCCGCAGCTTTCGGTTTACGGACTCGCAGCCGACAGCACGGGCTTTCTCTGGATGGGTACCCTGGACGGCGTTGCGCGCTGGGATGGCATAACGGTTCGAACCTGGAAGGAATACCGCCTACCCGATGGCACGTTGCAGCCACTGGTCTTTGCTCCAGCGCTATACGTTGACCGCTATCAACGAATATGGGCCCGTCTGGGCGCTCACCTGCTGGTAAAGCCCGCGGATGCCGACACGTTTCGGGCGCTCGCCTCCTATTCGCTGAAGGTAGCGCCCAATGGGGAAGCCTGGATCTGGACGGCTTGCGGTCCGCGTCTCTACCGACCGAATACCCCTTTTCCCTGCTCCGATACCACGGCACCACCTGCCTCGGAGGCCTGGCAGGTCGCCTCTGACGGCACCATCTGGTGGGTACAGACGGATACGCTCTGGTGCCGCCCTCCCGACACTACGGCGCTGGCGCTGATGAGCGCGCCGGGCGCTACCTACCTTCATCTAGACCGCCACCATCGTCTCTGGCTGTATTACCAGGGGCGCCTCCATGTCTATCGCACGGCAGCTTTCTGTCGGATCTATCCACTGGGTGCTTATCCTCTTCCCGCCCCGATCCGGGGAATGGCGCTCGATCATGCCCAGCGCCTATGGGTTGCTACGGAAGAGGGAGCCTGGATTATTACACCAGACGGAAAGATTCAGCAGCTCACCGTTCCTTTTCCCTATCGAACCCAGCTTACGCGCTACGTCCTGTCGCTTACCGCCGACGCACAGGGGCGGATCTGGATCGGAACGCTTGGCGGCGTGTATGTATGGGACCCCTGGCGTCCTGATTTCCGCCTGCTTGATCGAAACCAGGGGCTAACCAGCGGCTACGTATCTGCCATTCTACGAGACCGCGTCGGTCGGTTATGGGTGGGGACCATTGGCGGCGGTCTCTATCAGTTTCGCTGGCAGGATGAAGACTGGCACCTGGAACGCACCATTCCGCTTGCCAACGCGTTTGTCTGGGCCCTCGCCGAAGATCCGAATGGCCAGATCTGGGCCGGCACAGACTACGGCCTGGTTTGTGTGGACTGCCCGCAGCTATTGCTGCCCCTCCCTTCATCCTCCCGCACTCCCGGTCCAAATACGTTTACAGCGCTGCTACGGGACGGTGCAGGGCTTTGGGCCGGTAGCTACGATGGCACGCTCTATTACGTGGAGGCGCAGGACCGCGCTCTCCAGCCTCGTTATCAGATCGATGCGCCCATCCGAAGCTTGCTGCGCGCTGGCGACACGCTCTGGGTAGGGACTGGACAGGGGCTTTTTCGCCTGCATCTTGATGCGCGCGGCCAGATCCGCGAAGCGCATCCGGTACCGCTTCCTACCCGACTTGCCGTATGGGGGCAGCATTACGATGCAGACGGTCACTGGCTGGGTACCAACCAGGGACTCTGGCGCCACCATGCAGGCCAGTGGGACCGCTGGGACGAATCGGACGGTCTGCCCTCTCGTACCGTTTACGGCCTTGTCCGCACCGACAACCATCTCTGGCTCAGTACCAACCGAGGCCTCGTGCGCGCTGCGCTCGACAGTCTGCCGCATGTACATTTTAGAGTGTACAGCGCTGCAGAAGGCGTTGGGATGACCGAGTTCAACCGCGGCGCTTATGCCACCGATACCGAAGGCCACGTGTATTTTGGAGGCACCCACGGACTGGTCTGGTTCGATCCCCAGGCTATTCGTCCCTACCCGTTTGCGCCACGTCCGGTGGTGCTCTCGGTGCTGCGCCTCCGCAGTCTGCGCCTGAAAGAGCTTCCTTACTATGGAGAGCCCCTGGTGCTTCCCCCTTCCGAGCGCACGCTGGGCTTTGTCTTTCGGGGCCTGTTTCTTTCCTATCCGCAGGGCGTGCGCTACCGGGTTACCCTCGAAGGCAAACGACGTGAGGTGATCGATCTGGGCGCAAGCCCTCAACTGCTGCTCAGCGGCCTTCAACCTGGCACGTATCGACTCTACCTGGAGGTGATTGGCCCTGATGGGCAGCCAGGCCGCTTGCCGCAACCGGTCCGCTTTACGCTTCAGCCCTATCTATGGGAAACCGATGGCTTTCGGTTGGCCGTGTTGGTGCTGGCCCTGGCGTTGACGGCCGGCCTGGTCTTTTTTGTACTCTCAGAGCGATATCGACGGCTGCTACTGGCCCGTCAGGTACTCGAACAGGAACGGCGTCGCCTGAGCCGCGACCTGCACGACGAAGTAGGCGCTACCCTGACCAGCATCTACTTTCTGCTCACCACTTCGCTGCGTCAGTTGCCCACCCCAGAAGCACTGACGCAACGCCTGCGTCAGGCAGCCGAACTGGCACGCACAGCGCTCGATCAACTCCGGCTCCTGCTATGGTCTACTGATCCTGCCAACGACCAGCTACCCATCCTGCTTGGCTACCTGCGCGAAACCGTGCGCCAGATGGCCGAAGCCGGTGGGCTACAGGCCCGATTCGACCTGCCGGAATCTATTCCCGAACGGGCCATCGACGCAGAACGCCGCCTGCATGTCGTGCGCATTGTCAAAGAAGGACTGCGTAATGTGCTTCAACACGCGCAGGCTACCACCGTTACCCTGCAGGTCCAACTGAAGGATAACTTCCTGCACCTCCGCCTCTGCGACGATGGCAAAGGGTTCGATCCGCAAACCGTGCAGCGCCGCGGACTGCGCTTTATGGAAGAGCGGGCCGCCCGCCTGCAGGGACAGCTCCAGATCCACTCCGTTGCGGGCCGGGGTACCTGCCTGGAATTACGGCTACCGCTTTCCCCCGATCGGGGGATTGACGAAGCCCTACAAACAACGTAG
- a CDS encoding universal stress protein, producing MLEIRRILFADDFSACAEKALPIALALAREHEAALHLLHVVVPYEDARGLSALTDEQEAQLKQQLQERLAVARKGQSQEAAGALKTVVAIERDIAPAPGILGYAEDHDIDVIVMGTHGRRGFRHFLMGSVAEEVVRLARCPVITTRQQVDPWHVHPPRRILVPVDFSEHSRTALRYGRELAAAFGGQITVLYVIEEILHPAFYNTGVFSIYDVMPDIEERSKKALEEFVVRTDGPEVSVSYRVVHGRAVREILHEAEREPADLIVMSTHGLTGLQHLLLGSVTERVIRQAPCPVFVVKAFGKSLLRPAQAAAPEKVKTTT from the coding sequence ATGCTGGAGATTCGACGCATCTTGTTTGCTGATGACTTTTCAGCGTGCGCAGAGAAAGCGCTGCCTATTGCACTGGCACTGGCCCGGGAACATGAGGCAGCGTTGCATCTGCTGCATGTGGTGGTCCCTTATGAGGATGCGCGTGGCCTTTCTGCATTGACCGACGAGCAGGAAGCGCAGCTCAAGCAGCAGTTGCAGGAGCGGCTGGCTGTTGCCCGTAAAGGGCAATCCCAGGAAGCAGCAGGAGCCCTGAAAACTGTCGTGGCCATTGAACGAGACATCGCACCGGCACCTGGAATTCTGGGATATGCTGAAGACCATGATATCGACGTGATTGTGATGGGGACGCACGGCCGCCGCGGCTTTCGCCACTTCCTGATGGGCAGCGTCGCGGAGGAGGTCGTGCGCCTGGCCCGGTGTCCTGTGATTACCACGCGCCAGCAGGTAGATCCGTGGCACGTGCATCCTCCACGCCGCATCCTGGTACCGGTAGATTTCTCTGAGCATAGCCGCACAGCGCTGCGCTATGGCCGGGAGCTAGCTGCGGCTTTTGGGGGGCAGATCACTGTGCTTTATGTGATTGAGGAGATCCTGCATCCCGCTTTCTATAACACAGGCGTCTTCTCCATTTACGATGTCATGCCCGACATTGAGGAGCGCTCGAAGAAGGCGCTGGAAGAGTTTGTCGTGCGCACCGACGGGCCGGAGGTGTCGGTCAGCTATCGGGTGGTGCATGGCCGGGCTGTGCGGGAGATTCTGCACGAAGCCGAACGCGAACCGGCGGATCTGATTGTGATGTCAACGCACGGGCTGACCGGCCTGCAACACCTGTTGCTGGGCAGCGTGACGGAACGGGTTATCCGGCAGGCGCCCTGCCCGGTGTTCGTTGTCAAGGCTTTTGGCAAGTCGTTGCTGCGCCCGGCTCAGGCCGCAGCTCCTGAAAAAGTAAAGACCACAACCTGA
- a CDS encoding energy transducer TonB, which yields MTARVQNKWRVSRSRSERTAPVAKEPERLRRRAPYKLPEADLRPYYRLFIMLGLTLALALLIVLFHIPWRPETEVALAVTEQEVVQLEEIVQTRQELPPPPPPRPAVPIAVPDETILEEEQVSFDVSLDINEAITELPPPPPPPEPEKEQPAEEEQEIFVVVEEMPELIGGIERLYELLEYPELARKAGMEGLVVVQFVVEPDGSVSNIQVVRSAGRLLDEAAVRAVRQLRFKPGRQRGRPVRVRYALPIRFRLKEAQS from the coding sequence ATGACAGCACGTGTTCAGAACAAATGGCGGGTATCCCGGTCGCGATCCGAGCGGACGGCCCCCGTCGCAAAGGAGCCAGAGCGCCTGCGGCGCCGGGCTCCTTACAAGCTGCCTGAGGCAGATCTGCGGCCGTACTACCGGCTCTTCATCATGCTGGGGTTGACGCTCGCGCTTGCCCTGCTGATTGTACTGTTCCACATTCCATGGCGGCCCGAAACGGAAGTGGCGCTGGCTGTTACTGAACAGGAGGTGGTCCAACTGGAGGAAATCGTACAGACGCGTCAGGAGCTGCCTCCACCGCCTCCGCCACGTCCTGCTGTTCCGATAGCCGTGCCTGACGAGACCATCCTGGAAGAAGAGCAGGTAAGCTTTGACGTGTCGCTGGACATTAATGAGGCGATTACGGAGCTGCCGCCGCCTCCGCCGCCTCCTGAGCCTGAAAAAGAGCAGCCTGCTGAGGAAGAGCAAGAGATCTTTGTGGTGGTGGAAGAGATGCCCGAACTCATCGGGGGCATTGAACGGCTTTATGAATTGCTGGAGTATCCAGAGCTGGCGCGGAAAGCCGGCATGGAGGGACTGGTGGTGGTTCAGTTTGTCGTGGAGCCTGATGGAAGCGTGAGCAACATCCAGGTAGTGCGCTCAGCCGGGCGATTGCTGGACGAGGCCGCTGTCCGGGCCGTCAGGCAACTGCGCTTCAAGCCCGGGCGGCAACGGGGGCGCCCCGTGCGCGTCCGGTACGCCCTGCCCATCCGGTTCAGGTTGAAGGAGGCGCAGTCGTAA
- a CDS encoding universal stress protein, whose amino-acid sequence MNSKAMWRNILVPTDFSGAARQALQLAVRLAAPDCTVHVMHVITPTESDPYSPVRLRPEEQARQRLPEEVTDELLQQLIQDVASEHASIARAWRRASDVVGAILDYADTVEAELIVLGTHGRRGLRRFLLGSVAEAILRRASVPVLTVREQARVPEGIRHILVPTDFSNDARMVLREAARWAAHFQARLTLLHVLAPAVVPVSVTEVAAVYEVMPGLQQRLEEELARWLEVEVPPSVQADYRVEEGPVDLTILEQARQQQTDLIAIATHGRSGVARWLLGSVTERVLRQAPCPVLTLRHQPVPATSAMY is encoded by the coding sequence ATGAATAGCAAAGCAATGTGGCGTAACATCCTGGTTCCTACAGACTTTTCGGGAGCCGCACGACAGGCGCTGCAACTGGCGGTGCGGCTGGCCGCACCAGACTGCACGGTCCATGTGATGCATGTGATCACACCGACCGAAAGCGATCCGTATAGCCCAGTGCGACTGCGGCCCGAAGAGCAAGCGCGGCAGCGGCTTCCGGAAGAAGTTACCGACGAGCTGTTACAACAGCTCATTCAGGATGTGGCGTCGGAGCATGCCTCAATCGCTCGCGCCTGGCGGCGCGCTTCGGATGTGGTGGGCGCTATTCTGGATTATGCCGATACGGTGGAGGCCGAACTGATCGTGCTGGGAACGCACGGCCGGCGAGGACTGCGGCGTTTTCTCTTAGGAAGCGTGGCAGAGGCTATCCTGCGTCGGGCTTCTGTGCCGGTACTGACCGTGCGCGAACAGGCCCGCGTTCCGGAAGGCATTCGGCATATTCTGGTGCCTACTGACTTTTCCAATGATGCTCGCATGGTGTTGCGCGAGGCGGCCCGCTGGGCTGCCCATTTTCAGGCACGGTTGACCTTGCTGCACGTGCTGGCCCCAGCCGTTGTGCCGGTCTCGGTTACTGAAGTAGCTGCTGTCTATGAGGTAATGCCAGGGTTGCAGCAGCGACTGGAGGAAGAGCTGGCGCGCTGGCTTGAGGTAGAAGTGCCCCCTTCGGTGCAGGCTGACTATCGAGTAGAGGAAGGACCGGTGGACCTGACGATCCTGGAACAGGCCCGTCAGCAACAGACCGATCTGATTGCCATTGCCACGCATGGACGTTCCGGCGTGGCTCGTTGGCTGCTGGGGAGTGTGACCGAACGGGTGCTGCGCCAGGCCCCTTGCCCGGTCCTTACCCTGCGCCATCAACCTGTGCCTGCAACGTCTGCCATGTACTAG